Within the Bernardetia sp. genome, the region TAATGAGCAACATTGTTATTAAGGCTACTGATATAAGCAAACAATATCGTTTGGGAGTTGTGGGAAGTGGTAGCCTCAAAGATGATTTAGCTCGTTTTTGGGCGCAAATCAGAGGAAAGGAAGACCCTACCTTGAAAGTTGGACAAACCAACGACCGTACTCAAAAAGCTGAGTCAGATTATGTTTGGGCATTGAAAGATATTAATTTCGAAGTAAGGCAAGGTGAAATACTAGGTATTATTGGAAAAAATGGTGCAGGAAAATCTACACTCTTAAAAATTCTTTCAAAAATCACTGCTCCTACTACTGGAAGTATTAAGGTAAAAGGACGTATAGCTAGTCTTTTAGAAGTAGGGACAGGTTTTCACCAAGAACTTACAGGAAGAGAAAATATTTACTTAAATGGAGCTATTTTGGGAATGCAACGCCATGAAGTAACTCGCAAACTAGATGAAATCGTAGCCTTTGCAGGAATAGAAAAATATGTGGATACGCCAGTAAAACGATACTCTTCTGGAATGACAGTACGTTTAGGTTTTGCTGTGGCAGCTCACTTAGAGCCTGAAATTTTGGTGGTAGATGAAGTTTTGGCAGTTGGAGATGCAGAGTTTCAGAAGAAGGCTATTGGTAAGATGCAGGATGTTTCTTCTCAAGAGGGTAGAACAATTCTTTTTGTGAGTCACCAAATGGATATGGTAAGAAGTTTATGTAAAGGTGGTATTTTGTTGAGAAATGGTTCAATATCTAAATATGGTAAAATAGAAGACATAGTAGATATTTATTTGTCTAGTGCTGTTGAGAAAAATCAATTAGAATTTGAGATTGAAAAGAATACTGAACTAGATATACAAGTTACGAGTGGACGTATATTTGCAAAGAATAAAACTATGCAAGACAACCAGTCTTTTGACATATTTGATACTTTAATATTAGAATTAGAATATAGTGTCAGAAAAAATATAAAAGGAGCTTTGATAAATTTTGATATAAAAAAAGGAAATCAAACAATATTTCTTTCGTTTGATACAGATACTCAACCAAACTTGTTAGATGAGCGAAAAAAAGGTAACTACAAAGTGCAAATAAAATTGCCTTCACCATTATTGAAATCAGGTATGTATAGTATTTCTATAAAAACAGGTATTACAAATGTAACTACATTTCAAGAATTGGGAGATATATTGGCTTTTGAAGTACAAGAGTTATCATTATCTACATCTTTAGCCAGCTTTGCTGAGAAAAGAGCAGGTATTGTAGCCACACAACTAGACTGGCAAAAAATAACGAATTAACAACTTAAAGTCTTTAATTAATTAATATGGTAAATTTTGTAAAGATACCAATGTATGAGTTTAATGTTGATGGCAGTATAAAGCCTAATCCTATTTTTCATAGGAGTTGGGATAAACTGCATAGTAGATGTATTGAGTATCCTTTCGCTGCGAGTAAAGTGGAAAAAACTGATAAGATTCTTGACATTGGTACTGCTAAAGCAGATAAAGCATGGTGTGATTGGTTAGATAACCTACCTTCAGAAGTACATGCTACTGATTATGATGATAATGAATATTCATTCAAGAATGTTATTTTTCATCAAGCAGATGTAAGACAATTACCTTATGAGAATGATACATTCGATAAAATATTAGCTGTTTCAGTCATAGAACATATTGGACTTGATGATGCTCAAGTAAATATAGCTAATAAACCTAAAGTCGAAAAACAAGGAGATATAGAAGCTGTTAGAGAATTGATAAGAGTACTAAAACCCAACGGGATTTTGGTTATGACATTCCCCTTATCGAAGCAAGAGTTTATATTTGCTGATTCTGCAAGGGTTTATTCAATGGAAAGAGTAGAACTGTTTAATAGTCTGATAGAGCCTTTATCCCTTGAATATTATGAGTACCAACATGCATCAGTAAAAAAATTGTACGTCGAATATGAGAAGAAGCCTTTGACACCAAAAAAAACAAGCATTTTTTCCAGAGGGAATAAACAAGCAGTAACTGAAAAAGAAGAAGCTGCCGAGCTACCTAATTTTAAACCTGAAATACCTGGAATGGTAACATGGCGAAAACTTCCATATCAAAAAGAGTTTATTAATTCTGAACAGCACTGTCATATAGATGGAGTTCTTTGTGGTGTATGGCAAAAAAAAATATAATCATTATGAGGAAAATTTTTGATAAAATTTTTAATAAAAAACAAGATCCTATTGCTGAAAAGTATCAAACTATATCAGTAGATACGGATAAGGTCAGAGATACTAAGTTCAACGTCTATAATAATATAGAACGTGTAAGAACTGAACAGTTTGGTAATGAACGAGAAGCTCTTGACTTTTTTATAAATACCATAGAAGACGGCGATATTGTTCTTGATGTAGGTGCAAGTGTAGGTTTGTTTTCTGTTGTGTCTGCAAAGTACCCAAATACTCAAATAGTCTATTCTTTTGAGCCAGATGCAGAAACCTATAATCGCTTGAATGAAAATATTCAACTCAATGAACTATCTAATGTAAAGAGCTTTCAAAAAGCATTGAGTGATAAAAAAGGTGTTACTAAACTTTATACTGACGGAACTAATGGTTTTGCTCCTACCTTAGTGTTTCAAAAAAATAGAGAAGGAGCTCCTTCACAAGTAATTGAAATTCAAACAGAGGCTTTGGATAATTTTATTCAAGATAGTGTGATAGAAGTGCCAGACAATATTAAAGTAGATATTGAAGGTGCAGAGATATTGTTTCTCAAGGGAGCAAGAAAAACACTGGCTGGGAGTTTTGGAAAAAAACCACGTAGTATATTTTTAGAAATACACCCAGAATTTTTGCCTGATTTTGATTCATCTGATGATGAGGTCAGAAGTATTTTATTAGAAAATGGCTATGAATTAATTTGGGAGTCTGGAAGAGAAACTCAAATACATACTCATTGGATTGCTAAAGACTAAAAAACTATGCCCCCAAAAATCTCTATTATTATTCGCTCTTTTAACGAA harbors:
- a CDS encoding ABC transporter ATP-binding protein, with translation MSNIVIKATDISKQYRLGVVGSGSLKDDLARFWAQIRGKEDPTLKVGQTNDRTQKAESDYVWALKDINFEVRQGEILGIIGKNGAGKSTLLKILSKITAPTTGSIKVKGRIASLLEVGTGFHQELTGRENIYLNGAILGMQRHEVTRKLDEIVAFAGIEKYVDTPVKRYSSGMTVRLGFAVAAHLEPEILVVDEVLAVGDAEFQKKAIGKMQDVSSQEGRTILFVSHQMDMVRSLCKGGILLRNGSISKYGKIEDIVDIYLSSAVEKNQLEFEIEKNTELDIQVTSGRIFAKNKTMQDNQSFDIFDTLILELEYSVRKNIKGALINFDIKKGNQTIFLSFDTDTQPNLLDERKKGNYKVQIKLPSPLLKSGMYSISIKTGITNVTTFQELGDILAFEVQELSLSTSLASFAEKRAGIVATQLDWQKITN
- a CDS encoding class I SAM-dependent methyltransferase, encoding MVNFVKIPMYEFNVDGSIKPNPIFHRSWDKLHSRCIEYPFAASKVEKTDKILDIGTAKADKAWCDWLDNLPSEVHATDYDDNEYSFKNVIFHQADVRQLPYENDTFDKILAVSVIEHIGLDDAQVNIANKPKVEKQGDIEAVRELIRVLKPNGILVMTFPLSKQEFIFADSARVYSMERVELFNSLIEPLSLEYYEYQHASVKKLYVEYEKKPLTPKKTSIFSRGNKQAVTEKEEAAELPNFKPEIPGMVTWRKLPYQKEFINSEQHCHIDGVLCGVWQKKI
- a CDS encoding FkbM family methyltransferase, giving the protein MRKIFDKIFNKKQDPIAEKYQTISVDTDKVRDTKFNVYNNIERVRTEQFGNEREALDFFINTIEDGDIVLDVGASVGLFSVVSAKYPNTQIVYSFEPDAETYNRLNENIQLNELSNVKSFQKALSDKKGVTKLYTDGTNGFAPTLVFQKNREGAPSQVIEIQTEALDNFIQDSVIEVPDNIKVDIEGAEILFLKGARKTLAGSFGKKPRSIFLEIHPEFLPDFDSSDDEVRSILLENGYELIWESGRETQIHTHWIAKD